A window from Methylocystis sp. MJC1 encodes these proteins:
- the aspS gene encoding aspartate--tRNA ligase: MHRYRSHTCGEPTEALAGQKIRLSGWCHRIRDHGGVLFIDLRDHYGLTQCVVDPDSPAFAQAEKLRSEWVVRLDGEVRKRPAGTENPDMPTGHVEIYVNEIEVLGPAGELPLPVFGDQNYPEDIRLKYRFLDLRREKLHANIMLRGRIIDSIRSRMKAGNFFEFQTPILTASSPEGARDFLVPSRLHPGKFYALPQAPQQFKQLLMVAGFDRYFQIAPCFRDEDARADRSPGEFYQLDVEMSFVTQEDVFEAMEPVLRGVFEEFSKGKPVTQKFPRIPFREAMLKYGSDKPDLRNPLVIVDVSEEFEGENVSFKAFKGKTVRAIPAPGAASQPRSFFDKLNDWARSEGAPGLGYIVFEGEVTSGLINENTYRVEEKLIGKGPIAKFIPEDVQMKIAAKAGVKAGDAVFFSAGEETPAAKLAGAARLRIGNELGLSKTDVFEFCWIVDFPMYEWNDEDKKIDFSHNPFSMPQGGMEALETKDPLDILAYQYDIVCNGVELSSGAIRNHRPEIMKKAFEIAGYGEDVLLEKFGGMYRAFQYGAPPHGGIAPGVDRIVMLLAEEENLREVTLFPMNQRAEDSLMGAPSEATMKQLRELHIRLNLPAEKGA, encoded by the coding sequence ATGCATCGCTACCGTTCGCATACCTGCGGAGAGCCCACCGAAGCGCTCGCGGGTCAAAAAATCCGCCTCTCCGGCTGGTGCCACCGCATCCGCGACCATGGCGGCGTGCTGTTCATCGACCTGCGCGACCATTACGGCCTCACCCAATGCGTGGTCGACCCCGATTCGCCCGCCTTCGCGCAGGCCGAGAAGCTGCGCTCGGAATGGGTCGTGCGGCTCGACGGCGAGGTGCGCAAGCGCCCGGCCGGCACCGAGAACCCGGACATGCCGACGGGCCACGTCGAAATCTATGTGAATGAGATCGAGGTGCTCGGCCCGGCGGGCGAGCTGCCGCTCCCAGTCTTTGGCGACCAGAACTACCCGGAAGACATCCGCCTCAAATATCGCTTCCTCGACCTGCGCCGCGAGAAGCTCCACGCCAACATCATGCTGCGCGGCCGCATCATCGACTCGATCCGCTCGCGCATGAAAGCCGGCAACTTCTTCGAGTTCCAGACGCCGATCCTGACTGCCTCCTCGCCCGAGGGCGCGCGCGACTTTCTGGTGCCCTCGCGCCTGCATCCCGGCAAGTTCTATGCGCTGCCGCAGGCGCCCCAGCAATTCAAGCAGTTGCTGATGGTCGCGGGTTTCGACCGCTATTTCCAGATCGCGCCCTGCTTCCGCGACGAGGATGCGCGCGCCGACCGCTCGCCCGGCGAATTCTACCAGCTCGACGTCGAGATGAGCTTCGTCACGCAGGAAGACGTGTTCGAGGCGATGGAGCCCGTGCTGCGCGGCGTCTTCGAGGAGTTCTCGAAGGGCAAGCCCGTCACGCAAAAATTCCCGCGCATCCCCTTCCGCGAGGCCATGCTCAAATATGGCTCGGACAAGCCGGATCTGCGCAATCCGCTGGTGATCGTCGACGTCTCGGAAGAGTTCGAAGGCGAGAATGTCAGTTTCAAAGCCTTCAAGGGCAAGACCGTGCGCGCCATCCCGGCGCCCGGCGCAGCGTCGCAGCCCCGCAGTTTCTTCGACAAGCTCAACGATTGGGCGCGTTCCGAAGGCGCGCCGGGCCTCGGCTACATAGTTTTTGAAGGGGAAGTCACATCGGGGCTGATTAATGAAAATACATACAGAGTTGAAGAAAAACTGATTGGGAAGGGACCAATCGCGAAATTCATCCCTGAGGACGTCCAGATGAAGATCGCCGCCAAGGCCGGCGTGAAGGCGGGGGACGCCGTCTTCTTCTCGGCGGGCGAGGAGACGCCGGCGGCGAAGCTCGCCGGCGCCGCGCGTCTGCGCATCGGCAATGAGCTGGGCCTGTCGAAAACCGACGTCTTCGAATTCTGCTGGATCGTCGACTTCCCGATGTACGAGTGGAACGACGAGGACAAGAAGATCGACTTCTCGCACAATCCCTTCTCCATGCCGCAGGGCGGCATGGAGGCGCTGGAGACGAAAGACCCGCTCGACATCCTCGCCTATCAGTACGACATCGTCTGCAACGGCGTGGAGCTCTCCTCGGGCGCCATTCGTAACCATCGCCCCGAGATCATGAAGAAGGCCTTCGAGATCGCGGGCTATGGCGAGGATGTGCTGCTCGAGAAATTCGGCGGCATGTATCGCGCCTTCCAATATGGCGCCCCGCCGCATGGCGGCATTGCGCCGGGCGTCGACCGCATCGTGATGCTGCTCGCCGAGGAAGAAAATCTGCGCGAGGTGACGCTCTTCCCGATGAACCAGCGCGCCGAAGACTCGCTGATGGGCGCGCCGAGCGAGGCGACGATGAAGCAGCTCCGCGAGCTGCACATCAGGCTGAATCTGCCGGCCGAGAAGGGGGCGTAA
- a CDS encoding phosphate-starvation-inducible protein PsiE has protein sequence MASDRAPESSEAMRRMREIAHPLGHFLSESFHFLGLFAIGGATVWAAAKAFIEMTGKGHASIEDLLLLFIYLEVGSMVGIYFKTNHMPVRFLLYVGITALTRHMIGYVQKDAPPDFGILILAGGTLILALAVFIVRYASFHYPSSEASDPGRETA, from the coding sequence ATGGCCAGCGATCGCGCTCCCGAGTCCAGCGAAGCGATGCGGCGCATGCGCGAAATCGCGCATCCCCTCGGGCATTTTCTCTCGGAGAGCTTTCACTTCCTGGGGCTGTTCGCCATCGGCGGCGCGACCGTCTGGGCGGCGGCCAAAGCCTTTATTGAGATGACCGGGAAGGGCCATGCGTCGATCGAGGATCTGCTTCTGCTCTTTATCTACCTCGAGGTCGGGTCGATGGTGGGCATTTATTTCAAGACAAATCACATGCCCGTGCGTTTTCTGCTTTACGTCGGCATCACGGCGCTGACCCGCCATATGATCGGCTATGTCCAGAAGGATGCGCCGCCGGACTTCGGGATTCTCATCCTCGCCGGCGGCACGCTGATCCTGGCGCTTGCGGTCTTCATCGTCCGCTATGCGTCGTTCCACTATCCGTCGTCCGAGGCGAGCGACCCCGGGCGCGAGACGGCGTAG